The Halobacterium litoreum genome includes a region encoding these proteins:
- a CDS encoding alanine--tRNA ligase-related protein yields the protein MAESLAPAAPYTTSFTATVTGVSGTDVTLSETYFYPAGGGQPADRGTVGGVQVEHVHEADGEVVHVLEAEPDFGEGEAVQGEVDPEFRRYCRRAHTASHVLYGAGRRVLEDLGYGGFDISEEKVRVDFETSTDIDDDVLAELERLTNRAVWDSHDVTWEQVPADEARSRDDVAFNTKTEEGVMADADSVRVVTVADWDVAACGGTHVENTSEIGPVSVLSRSNPGEGLTRVEFAVGPSAIERQAAVRRASLDAAATLGVPEDELGDAAARLQSENERLEAELADLKSEVLDSRVAGLDSLSRDGETWLVGTLDGFDANEVGDAAKEAVGDDADVVAVAGGEGNTFVVVAADGADADAGDVVGDVTDAFGGGGGGRPSFAQGGGLDADADDVADYLREE from the coding sequence ATGGCAGAGTCGCTCGCGCCCGCGGCCCCGTACACCACGAGTTTCACAGCGACGGTGACGGGCGTGTCGGGCACGGACGTGACGCTCTCGGAGACGTACTTCTACCCGGCGGGCGGCGGACAGCCCGCGGACCGCGGCACCGTCGGCGGCGTGCAGGTCGAGCACGTCCACGAGGCCGACGGCGAGGTGGTCCACGTCCTCGAAGCCGAACCCGACTTCGGCGAGGGCGAGGCGGTGCAGGGCGAAGTCGACCCCGAGTTCCGGCGGTACTGTCGGCGCGCGCACACCGCGAGCCACGTCCTCTACGGCGCGGGCCGGCGCGTTCTGGAGGACCTCGGCTACGGCGGCTTCGACATCTCCGAGGAGAAGGTTCGCGTGGACTTCGAGACGAGCACGGACATCGACGACGACGTGCTCGCGGAACTGGAGCGGTTGACGAACCGCGCAGTCTGGGACTCCCACGACGTGACGTGGGAGCAGGTGCCCGCCGACGAAGCCCGAAGCCGCGATGACGTGGCGTTCAACACGAAGACCGAGGAGGGCGTGATGGCGGACGCCGACAGCGTGCGCGTCGTCACCGTCGCGGACTGGGACGTGGCGGCCTGCGGCGGCACGCACGTCGAGAACACGAGCGAAATCGGTCCCGTGTCGGTGCTCTCGCGCTCGAACCCCGGCGAGGGTCTGACGCGCGTCGAGTTCGCGGTCGGTCCGTCGGCCATCGAGCGACAGGCCGCGGTGCGGCGCGCGTCTCTCGACGCCGCCGCGACGCTCGGCGTCCCCGAGGACGAACTCGGCGACGCCGCCGCCCGACTCCAGTCCGAGAACGAGCGACTGGAGGCCGAACTCGCGGACCTCAAGAGCGAGGTGCTCGACTCCCGCGTCGCCGGCCTCGACTCGCTCTCGAGGGACGGCGAGACGTGGCTCGTCGGCACGCTCGACGGCTTCGACGCCAACGAGGTCGGCGACGCCGCGAAAGAGGCGGTCGGTGACGACGCGGACGTGGTCGCGGTCGCGGGCGGCGAGGGCAACACGTTCGTCGTGGTCGCCGCTGACGGCGCGGACGCCGACGCGGGCGACGTGGTCGGCGACGTGACCGACGCGTTCGGCGGCGGTGGCGGCGGCCGCCCGTCGTTCGCGCAGGGCGGCGGCCTCGACGCCGACGCCGACGACGTGGCCGACTACCTCCGGGAGGAGTAG
- a CDS encoding helix-turn-helix domain-containing protein, translated as MPKYSTGGAGSGGGGQTCELCGSASDSLRSANVAGAELTVCPDCASHDESPDADTDDGDSDVERKKRAAQNTARQFDAATRGDSTHWEEEGTNYEGDQLPYLVSDYGERVVRARQDAGLQREELADELDLDGKDLLAVEQGRATQANVGGSVIAALEEFLDVELSEE; from the coding sequence ATGCCGAAGTATTCGACCGGCGGCGCCGGCAGCGGTGGGGGCGGCCAGACCTGCGAACTGTGTGGGTCTGCCTCCGACTCGCTGCGGTCGGCGAACGTCGCCGGGGCGGAACTCACCGTCTGCCCGGACTGCGCGAGCCACGACGAGAGCCCGGACGCCGACACCGACGACGGCGACTCCGACGTCGAGCGCAAGAAGCGCGCCGCACAGAACACGGCGCGACAGTTCGACGCCGCGACGCGCGGCGACTCCACGCACTGGGAGGAAGAAGGAACGAACTACGAGGGCGACCAACTCCCGTACCTCGTCTCGGACTACGGCGAGCGCGTGGTTCGCGCGCGACAGGACGCCGGTCTCCAGCGCGAGGAACTCGCCGACGAACTCGACCTCGACGGGAAGGACTTGCTCGCCGTCGAGCAGGGGCGCGCGACGCAGGCGAACGTCGGCGGTTCCGTCATCGCCGCCCTCGAGGAGTTCCTCGACGTGGAACTGAGCGAGGAGTAA
- a CDS encoding DUF7560 family zinc ribbon protein — MSPSEDVLFACPDCGETMQVNPAMRDALVENGCVVCGSPVPEDAFEADDATAE; from the coding sequence ATGAGTCCCAGCGAGGACGTCCTGTTCGCGTGCCCGGACTGCGGGGAGACCATGCAGGTCAACCCCGCCATGCGGGACGCACTCGTCGAGAACGGGTGCGTGGTCTGTGGCTCCCCGGTCCCCGAGGACGCGTTCGAGGCGGACGACGCGACCGCGGAGTGA
- a CDS encoding pyridoxamine 5'-phosphate oxidase family protein codes for MALEKQTEMSTADTDALLGRHETGVLSLARDDAPYSIPISYGYDAERRTFYLRLVSTPDSEKREFLSSSPDARLVVQEEDEPTYRSAVAKGTLEEVSTDEMTVDHIEQFGDAKRPLFEVWGESKRDLTIQLYEFDADDISGRHIELDADGY; via the coding sequence ATGGCCCTGGAGAAACAGACCGAGATGTCGACGGCGGACACCGACGCTCTCCTCGGCCGCCACGAGACCGGCGTCCTGTCGCTCGCGCGCGACGACGCCCCGTACTCGATTCCGATTTCCTACGGCTACGACGCCGAACGCCGCACGTTCTACCTCCGCCTCGTCTCCACGCCCGACAGCGAGAAGCGGGAGTTCCTCTCGTCGTCCCCCGACGCCCGCCTCGTCGTCCAGGAGGAAGACGAACCGACGTACCGCAGCGCCGTCGCGAAGGGCACCCTCGAAGAGGTGTCCACCGACGAGATGACCGTCGACCACATCGAGCAGTTCGGGGACGCGAAACGCCCCCTGTTCGAGGTGTGGGGAGAGTCCAAACGCGACCTCACCATCCAACTCTACGAGTTCGACGCCGACGACATCAGCGGCCGCCACATCGAACTCGACGCCGACGGGTACTGA
- a CDS encoding helix-turn-helix domain-containing protein, whose product MPAGIRVTVEFPSPPVCPIADLSARANTVVNDVSTSVGGDDGCVSEFLVDADAVPDDYDADPVFTYADRHLYRVEHDPDSDCPCSVLGEFDTPVDRYYARDGDLEVVFHAGEFAELQTIVGDLRERFPDADIQRLVRAPTEATARDTVFVDRGKLTDRQLEVLETAHEMGYFRRPRGANATEIAAELDISPSTFTEHLLAAQSKLLDDVLEGGD is encoded by the coding sequence ATGCCCGCCGGGATTCGCGTGACCGTCGAGTTCCCCTCGCCGCCAGTCTGTCCCATCGCCGACCTCTCCGCGCGCGCCAACACCGTCGTCAACGACGTGTCGACGAGCGTCGGCGGTGACGACGGCTGTGTCTCCGAGTTCCTCGTCGACGCCGACGCCGTCCCCGACGACTACGACGCCGACCCCGTGTTCACGTACGCCGACCGCCACCTCTACCGGGTCGAACACGACCCGGACAGCGACTGCCCGTGTTCTGTTCTCGGGGAGTTCGACACGCCCGTCGACCGGTACTACGCGCGCGACGGCGACCTCGAAGTCGTCTTCCACGCCGGCGAGTTCGCGGAACTCCAGACCATCGTCGGCGACCTCCGCGAGCGCTTCCCGGACGCCGACATCCAGCGTCTCGTGCGCGCGCCGACCGAAGCGACCGCCCGCGACACCGTCTTCGTGGACCGCGGGAAACTCACCGACCGGCAACTCGAAGTCCTCGAAACCGCCCACGAGATGGGGTACTTCCGGCGACCGCGCGGCGCGAACGCCACCGAAATCGCCGCGGAACTCGACATCTCGCCGTCGACGTTCACCGAACACCTGCTCGCCGCGCAGTCCAAACTCCTCGACGACGTGCTGGAAGGCGGCGACTGA
- a CDS encoding winged helix-turn-helix domain-containing protein has translation MSQSQIAVAGRTQTSTDEPTHVTDTESIQSVLDALDDTDCRRILEATREDAMTAGEIADECDLASSTAYRKIDLLADADLLTEELRIRRSGKHVSEYTCAIEDVTLSVATDGGVELSVSHCDTGAESFPALD, from the coding sequence ATGAGCCAGTCGCAGATTGCAGTCGCCGGTCGCACGCAGACGAGCACCGACGAGCCGACGCACGTCACCGACACCGAATCCATCCAGTCCGTCCTCGACGCCCTCGACGACACGGACTGCCGCCGCATCCTCGAAGCCACCCGCGAGGACGCCATGACCGCCGGCGAAATCGCCGACGAGTGCGACCTCGCGTCCTCGACGGCCTACCGCAAAATCGACCTGCTCGCCGACGCCGACCTGCTCACCGAGGAACTCCGCATCCGGCGCTCCGGTAAGCACGTCAGCGAGTACACCTGCGCCATCGAGGACGTCACGCTCTCGGTCGCCACCGACGGCGGCGTCGAACTCTCCGTCTCCCATTGTGACACCGGCGCCGAGAGTTTCCCCGCACTCGACTGA
- a CDS encoding DUF420 domain-containing protein, protein MADGFVRRHVPSLAAVLGLVSIAVVVAAVRGVVPASALPHAPDWFVSAIPTLNAAISATAIATILAGWRWIRRGDVDKHRAAMLSTTLLFAAFLGLYLYRLVVHGTTEFPGDGAVYTFVYLPVLIIHMGLAMVCIPLVYYVLLLAGTRPVAEIYDTNHAKVGRVAAALWLVSFALGIVVYLLLYVLY, encoded by the coding sequence ATGGCAGACGGATTCGTTCGACGGCACGTCCCGTCGCTCGCGGCGGTGCTCGGACTGGTCTCCATCGCGGTGGTCGTCGCGGCCGTCCGCGGCGTCGTCCCGGCGAGCGCGCTCCCGCACGCCCCCGACTGGTTCGTGAGCGCGATTCCGACGCTGAACGCCGCGATTAGCGCGACGGCCATCGCCACCATCCTCGCGGGGTGGCGCTGGATTCGCCGCGGCGACGTGGACAAGCACCGCGCCGCGATGCTCTCGACGACGCTGCTGTTCGCCGCGTTCCTCGGCCTCTACCTCTACCGCCTCGTCGTCCACGGCACCACCGAGTTCCCCGGCGACGGCGCCGTCTACACGTTCGTCTACCTCCCGGTGCTGATAATCCACATGGGGCTGGCGATGGTCTGCATCCCGCTGGTCTACTACGTCCTCCTGCTCGCGGGCACCCGCCCCGTCGCAGAAATCTACGACACGAACCACGCCAAAGTTGGGCGCGTCGCCGCCGCCCTGTGGCTCGTGTCCTTCGCGCTCGGCATCGTCGTCTACCTGCTGTTGTACGTGCTGTACTAA
- the purF gene encoding amidophosphoribosyltransferase, with the protein MTGGREDGPEFDHPTEKCGVVGVSLSDREAALPTYYALYALQHRGQESAGIVSHDGFQQHQHVGMGLVGDAFDEADVDALHGSAAIGHVRYPTAGSVDKSCAQPFSVSFKGGALGLSHNGNLVNADDVREELAASGHAFTSDGDTEVIAHDLARNLLEADLVRAVKETMSRIHGSYSLTIMHDDTVLGVRDPLGNRPLVLGELDDGYILASESAAIDTVGGELVRDVKPGELVVLHEDGTGYDSYQLVEEPNTAHCFFEYVYFARPDSVIDEELVYEVRRELGRHLWREAGVESDVVMPVPDSGRAFASGYAEQAQSEGEGVEFAEGLMKNRYVGRTFIMPTQEARERAVRLKLNPIKSTVEDRAVTIIDDSIVRGTTSGQLVDLVREAGASEVHVRIGAPPINAPCYMGIDMATRDELIASDKTAEEIAEEIGADSLSYLSLDAVTDAIGKSEADLCAGCVTGEYPYDVAGEASDRDAERPAIDAAGDD; encoded by the coding sequence ATGACAGGCGGGCGCGAGGACGGCCCCGAGTTCGACCACCCGACAGAGAAGTGCGGCGTCGTCGGCGTGTCGCTGTCCGACCGGGAGGCCGCCCTCCCCACGTACTACGCCCTGTACGCGCTCCAGCACCGCGGGCAGGAGTCCGCGGGCATCGTCAGCCACGACGGCTTCCAGCAACACCAGCACGTCGGCATGGGTCTCGTCGGCGACGCGTTCGACGAGGCCGACGTGGACGCCCTCCACGGGTCGGCCGCCATCGGCCACGTCCGCTATCCCACGGCGGGGAGCGTCGACAAGTCCTGCGCACAGCCCTTCTCCGTCTCGTTCAAGGGCGGCGCGCTCGGCCTCTCGCACAACGGCAACCTCGTGAACGCCGACGACGTGCGCGAGGAACTCGCGGCCAGCGGGCACGCGTTCACGAGCGACGGGGACACCGAGGTCATCGCCCACGACCTCGCGCGCAACCTCCTCGAAGCGGACCTCGTGCGCGCCGTGAAGGAGACGATGAGCCGCATCCACGGGTCGTACTCGCTGACCATCATGCACGACGACACCGTCCTCGGCGTGCGCGACCCGCTCGGGAACCGCCCGCTCGTGCTCGGCGAACTCGACGACGGCTACATCCTCGCCAGCGAGTCCGCCGCCATCGACACGGTCGGCGGCGAACTCGTGCGAGACGTAAAGCCCGGCGAACTAGTCGTCCTCCACGAGGACGGCACGGGCTACGACTCCTACCAACTCGTGGAGGAGCCGAACACCGCACACTGCTTCTTCGAGTACGTCTACTTCGCGCGCCCCGACTCCGTCATCGACGAGGAACTCGTCTACGAGGTGCGCCGCGAACTCGGCCGCCACCTCTGGCGGGAGGCCGGCGTCGAGAGCGACGTGGTGATGCCGGTGCCCGACTCCGGGCGCGCCTTCGCCTCCGGGTACGCCGAGCAGGCCCAGAGCGAGGGCGAGGGCGTCGAGTTCGCGGAGGGCCTGATGAAGAATCGGTACGTCGGCCGGACGTTCATCATGCCGACCCAGGAGGCCCGCGAGCGTGCGGTCCGCCTGAAACTCAACCCCATCAAGTCCACCGTCGAGGACCGCGCGGTCACCATCATCGACGACTCCATCGTGCGCGGGACGACCAGCGGCCAACTCGTCGACCTCGTGCGCGAGGCGGGCGCCAGCGAGGTCCACGTCCGCATCGGCGCGCCGCCCATCAACGCGCCCTGCTACATGGGCATCGACATGGCGACCCGCGACGAACTCATCGCGTCGGACAAGACCGCCGAGGAGATTGCCGAGGAAATCGGCGCGGACAGCCTCTCCTATCTCTCCTTGGACGCGGTCACGGACGCCATCGGGAAGTCCGAGGCAGACCTGTGTGCCGGCTGCGTGACCGGCGAGTACCCCTACGACGTGGCCGGCGAGGCGAGCGACCGGGACGCCGAGCGCCCCGCAATCGACGCCGCGGGCGACGACTGA
- a CDS encoding 50S ribosomal protein L37e: MTGAGTPSQGKKNITTHTKCRRCGEKSYHTKKKVCSSCGFGKTASRRDYSWQGKNGDN, from the coding sequence ATGACTGGCGCCGGAACCCCGAGTCAGGGGAAGAAGAACATCACGACGCACACGAAGTGCCGCCGCTGCGGTGAGAAGTCCTACCACACGAAGAAGAAGGTCTGTTCGTCCTGCGGGTTCGGCAAGACGGCGAGTCGCCGAGACTACAGCTGGCAGGGCAAGAACGGCGACAACTGA
- a CDS encoding LSM domain-containing protein codes for MSGRPLDVLEESLEESVTVRLKDGEEFTGVLTGYDQHMNVVIESEDTIIIRGDNVVSIKP; via the coding sequence ATGAGCGGCCGACCACTCGACGTGCTCGAGGAGTCCCTCGAGGAGTCTGTGACTGTTCGCCTGAAGGACGGCGAGGAGTTCACGGGCGTTCTCACGGGCTACGACCAGCACATGAACGTCGTCATCGAATCCGAAGACACAATCATTATCCGTGGCGACAACGTCGTCTCCATCAAACCATGA
- a CDS encoding M20/M25/M40 family metallo-hydrolase, whose protein sequence is MDDSQRSFLDDLLAVPGPSGHEVEVQRVWTEYVAEFADDVRTDAYGNAVATYRGSDDPDATELAFAGHADEIGFVVAKIEDDGFLRVEPVGGMDNTVTEGAPVDVHTEDGPVSGVIGQTAVHLRGRGGDDEAADVTEQRVDVGAEDGDHARELVSVGDPATPAVPTRELAGTRLSARALDNRAGLWVAAEALRRAAERGVDCTIHAVSTVQEELGTKGAEMVAFDLDPDAAVVVDVTHAADNPTYPGDRASEVALGDGPTVARGAANHPNVVRAVLDAADADGLDVQVETDGLRTGTDADTLYTQRGGIPTLMLGVPNRYMHTPVEVVDTADVVGAAELLAAFADREADRESFAVDL, encoded by the coding sequence ATGGACGACTCTCAGCGTTCGTTCCTCGACGACCTCCTCGCGGTCCCCGGTCCCTCCGGCCACGAGGTCGAAGTGCAACGCGTCTGGACGGAGTACGTCGCCGAGTTCGCGGACGACGTGCGCACCGACGCGTACGGGAACGCGGTGGCGACCTATCGCGGGAGCGACGACCCCGACGCGACCGAACTCGCGTTCGCGGGCCACGCGGACGAAATCGGGTTCGTCGTGGCGAAAATCGAGGACGACGGCTTCCTGCGCGTCGAACCGGTCGGCGGGATGGACAACACAGTCACCGAGGGGGCGCCCGTCGACGTCCACACCGAGGACGGACCGGTGTCGGGCGTCATCGGGCAGACGGCGGTCCACCTCCGCGGGCGCGGCGGCGACGACGAGGCCGCCGACGTGACCGAACAGCGCGTCGACGTCGGCGCCGAGGACGGCGACCACGCCCGCGAGTTGGTCTCCGTCGGCGACCCCGCGACGCCCGCCGTGCCGACCCGCGAACTGGCGGGGACGCGGCTGTCGGCGCGCGCGCTGGACAACCGCGCCGGCCTCTGGGTGGCCGCCGAGGCGCTCCGCCGGGCGGCCGAGCGCGGCGTCGACTGCACAATTCACGCGGTCAGCACCGTCCAGGAGGAACTCGGGACGAAGGGCGCGGAGATGGTGGCCTTCGACCTCGACCCGGACGCCGCCGTGGTCGTGGACGTGACTCACGCCGCGGACAACCCCACATATCCGGGCGACCGCGCGAGCGAGGTTGCGCTCGGCGACGGTCCGACGGTCGCCCGCGGCGCGGCGAACCACCCGAACGTGGTGCGCGCGGTACTCGACGCGGCCGACGCCGACGGCCTCGACGTGCAGGTGGAGACCGACGGTCTCCGGACGGGGACGGACGCGGACACGCTGTACACCCAGCGCGGCGGCATCCCGACACTGATGCTCGGCGTGCCGAATCGCTACATGCACACGCCGGTCGAGGTCGTCGACACGGCGGACGTGGTCGGTGCCGCGGAACTGCTCGCGGCGTTCGCCGACCGGGAGGCCGACCGCGAGTCGTTCGCGGTCGACCTCTGA